Proteins encoded within one genomic window of Deinococcus metallilatus:
- a CDS encoding S8 family peptidase, with product MTDPRRDLNHLYLEGPGQATRYEVQGNVRAHITPRDDRAAHAAALAGQLALARQALSGLPRDPAFPEGPQGQYLDFELTGRDADKALLQRLEGRQQGIEVASVRRDPATNRVVATVVVPQAAAEAYDRRIHEYASVDTPGGKPKRASLVTNIEGIRHAALRSIFVGDAASLPGPGAAVWWEVWVRQGAAEEFRQVARRVELTVAGESLSFPDREVLLVHGSFDALSRIFLHTVVMAELRLSRDTPDVFVRMNNAEQAQWVDEAATRLLPPDASVQTAVLLLDSGVTRPHPLIATHLHPNDWQTWHPHWGPDDSGWDGHGTAMSGLILHGDVLAFLLSSAAARLSHRLESVKILPPAGHNPHHLYGRITQDAVRQMEGTNPERQRVICLAVTATFDVNRGRPTAWSAALDQLTSGGGDEPQRLAVVAAGNNTPAVPDLLSDYLGSADTAQVHSPAQAWNVLTVGAYTDKTNLLDPRYTGWWPVAPGGTCPRPAARPCSGRNSGPSSRRS from the coding sequence ATGACTGATCCGCGACGCGATTTGAACCACCTCTACCTGGAGGGCCCTGGACAGGCCACACGGTACGAGGTGCAGGGCAACGTCAGGGCGCACATCACGCCCCGCGACGACCGCGCCGCGCACGCGGCGGCCCTGGCGGGTCAGCTCGCGCTGGCCAGGCAGGCGCTCTCGGGCCTGCCCCGGGACCCCGCGTTCCCCGAGGGGCCGCAGGGGCAGTACCTCGACTTCGAACTCACGGGGCGTGACGCGGACAAAGCTCTCCTGCAACGGCTGGAGGGTCGGCAACAGGGCATCGAGGTGGCCTCGGTCCGGCGGGACCCGGCGACGAACCGCGTGGTCGCGACGGTGGTCGTGCCGCAGGCGGCGGCCGAGGCCTACGACCGGCGAATCCACGAGTACGCCAGCGTGGACACTCCCGGCGGAAAGCCCAAACGCGCGTCCCTGGTGACGAACATCGAGGGGATCCGGCACGCCGCCCTGCGCTCCATCTTCGTCGGGGACGCCGCGTCGCTGCCCGGGCCGGGGGCGGCCGTGTGGTGGGAGGTCTGGGTCCGGCAGGGCGCGGCCGAGGAGTTCCGGCAGGTCGCGCGGCGGGTGGAACTCACCGTGGCCGGGGAGAGCCTGAGCTTCCCGGACCGGGAGGTGCTGCTCGTGCACGGGTCCTTCGACGCGCTCAGCCGGATCTTCCTCCACACCGTCGTGATGGCGGAGTTGCGCCTGTCCCGCGACACGCCCGACGTGTTCGTGCGCATGAACAATGCCGAGCAGGCCCAGTGGGTGGACGAGGCCGCCACGCGCCTTCTGCCTCCCGACGCGTCGGTGCAGACGGCCGTCCTGCTGCTCGACAGCGGCGTCACGCGGCCCCACCCCCTGATCGCCACGCACCTGCACCCGAACGACTGGCAGACCTGGCACCCCCACTGGGGACCGGACGACTCCGGGTGGGACGGGCACGGCACCGCCATGTCGGGGCTGATCCTGCACGGGGACGTCCTCGCCTTTCTGCTGTCGAGCGCGGCGGCGAGGCTCAGTCACCGGCTGGAGTCCGTGAAGATCCTGCCCCCGGCCGGGCACAACCCCCACCACCTCTACGGGCGCATCACCCAGGACGCGGTGCGGCAGATGGAGGGGACCAACCCCGAGCGGCAGCGCGTCATCTGCCTGGCGGTGACGGCGACCTTCGACGTGAACCGGGGTCGGCCCACGGCCTGGTCCGCCGCCCTCGACCAGCTCACGTCCGGGGGCGGTGACGAGCCCCAGCGCCTCGCGGTGGTGGCGGCCGGGAACAACACGCCCGCGGTTCCCGACCTGTTGAGCGACTACCTGGGGTCGGCCGACACCGCGCAGGTGCACAGCCCCGCCCAGGCGTGGAACGTCCTGACCGTGGGGGCGTACACCGACAAGACCAATCTGCTCGACCCTCGGTACACGGGATGGTGGCCGGTGGCGCCCGGGGGGACCTGTCCCCGACCAGCAGCACGTCCGTGCTCTGGCAGGAACAGTGGCCCATCAAGCCGGAGATCGTGA
- a CDS encoding S8 family serine peptidase: MLWQEQWPIKPEIVMEGGNLIVNGGTFDAKHPDVRLLTADFDLTTGHLRDFGDTSAASALGARMAAQLAAEFPHYWPETIRALMVHSAEWTPAMQARLAGSRRLDVRNLLRRYGYGVPQLERARRSARNDLTLVVQDALRPFEAVGSRTRMNEMHLHRFPWSAIDTAALEGLDLEMRVTLSYFVEPNPSERGYAQRFRYASHGLRFAVKGPLETEADFKARIQRESLPNEGSSIRDAGNDHWAFGPRLRTSGSIHSDRWRGDITTLQACEAVLVYPVSGWWREKRGGTPPYVDRDARYALIVSLRAVEADVDIYTPIATALSIPVETTV; the protein is encoded by the coding sequence GTGCTCTGGCAGGAACAGTGGCCCATCAAGCCGGAGATCGTGATGGAAGGCGGCAACCTGATCGTGAACGGGGGCACCTTCGATGCCAAGCACCCGGACGTCCGGTTGCTCACGGCGGATTTCGACCTCACGACGGGGCACCTGCGGGACTTCGGGGACACGAGTGCGGCGTCGGCGCTGGGGGCGCGCATGGCGGCCCAACTCGCGGCGGAGTTCCCGCACTACTGGCCGGAGACGATCCGGGCGCTGATGGTGCACTCCGCCGAGTGGACGCCCGCCATGCAGGCGCGCCTGGCCGGGTCCCGCCGCCTGGATGTCCGGAACCTCCTGCGTCGGTACGGGTACGGCGTCCCCCAGCTGGAGCGGGCCCGCCGCAGCGCGCGGAACGACCTCACGCTGGTCGTCCAGGACGCCCTGCGCCCGTTTGAGGCGGTGGGCAGCCGAACCCGGATGAACGAGATGCACCTGCACCGCTTCCCCTGGTCGGCCATCGACACGGCGGCGCTGGAGGGCCTGGACCTTGAGATGCGCGTCACGCTGTCGTACTTCGTGGAACCCAATCCGAGTGAACGCGGCTACGCCCAGCGGTTCCGCTACGCCTCGCACGGCCTGAGGTTTGCAGTGAAAGGCCCGCTGGAGACCGAGGCGGACTTCAAGGCCCGCATTCAGCGTGAGAGCCTGCCCAACGAGGGGAGCAGCATCCGGGACGCGGGCAACGATCATTGGGCGTTCGGCCCCAGACTCCGGACCTCCGGTTCGATTCACTCGGACCGCTGGCGCGGGGACATCACGACCCTGCAAGCTTGTGAGGCGGTGCTGGTCTACCCTGTCAGCGGGTGGTGGCGCGAGAAACGGGGCGGCACCCCGCCGTACGTGGACCGCGACGCGCGGTACGCCCTGATCGTGAGCCTGCGGGCCGTGGAGGCGGACGTCGACATCTACACGCCCATCGCCACGGCCCTGAGTATCCCCGTGGAGACTACGGTGTGA
- a CDS encoding MFS transporter gives MRDGTARLWRDAPVRFALLMELVAAVAGALILVVTVVRVQGGLNLGEAQYGWVMALYGLGATVASLAVGAAGRRVPRTTFILAGALLTSLAILPGDVVGLAPLMILWLVAGVGQNWVNLPTETLLAERTEEAAQGRVYGAHFAWSHLWWAFSYPVASLLSARLPDHAFLYGGLLALVILAAVSLLSRGTPSPAAKPSSSTD, from the coding sequence GTGCGGGACGGCACGGCCCGGCTGTGGCGGGACGCGCCGGTCCGCTTCGCGCTCCTGATGGAACTGGTGGCGGCGGTCGCGGGCGCGCTGATCCTGGTCGTGACGGTGGTGCGGGTGCAGGGAGGGCTGAATCTCGGCGAGGCGCAGTACGGCTGGGTGATGGCGCTCTACGGCCTGGGGGCGACGGTCGCCTCGCTGGCGGTGGGGGCGGCGGGGCGGCGGGTGCCGAGGACGACCTTCATCCTGGCGGGGGCGCTGCTGACCTCGCTGGCGATCCTGCCGGGGGACGTGGTGGGCCTGGCGCCGCTGATGATCCTGTGGCTGGTGGCGGGGGTGGGGCAGAACTGGGTGAACCTGCCGACCGAGACGCTGCTGGCCGAACGCACCGAGGAGGCGGCGCAGGGGCGGGTGTACGGGGCGCACTTCGCGTGGAGTCACCTGTGGTGGGCCTTTTCGTACCCGGTGGCGAGCCTCCTGAGCGCGCGACTGCCCGACCACGCCTTCCTGTACGGCGGGCTGCTGGCCCTGGTGATCCTGGCCGCCGTGTCCCTCCTCTCCCGCGGCACGCCGAGTCCTGCGGCCAAGCCGAGTTCCTCGACCGATTGA
- a CDS encoding MFS transporter, which produces MNALAPFSALRNARFARLYAAQTISQIGDAFTWVALALLAYQLAEKDAAVVLGTALTLRVTAFVLFSPLAGVLADRLERRTILVGCHFARAVVIGLMPFVGEVWQVYVLMFLLNSLTAFFTPTNQATVPLVVGREDAGPAFALSSATTELLGIVGPGLAGVLAAFVGGRSLFFFDAASFVLAGLLVLTLPSLRAGRGRWSAAPSRTCGTARPGCGGTRRSASRS; this is translated from the coding sequence GTGAACGCCCTGGCCCCATTCTCCGCGCTGCGCAACGCCCGCTTTGCCCGGCTCTACGCCGCCCAGACGATCAGCCAGATCGGCGACGCCTTCACCTGGGTCGCGCTCGCCCTGCTGGCCTACCAGCTCGCCGAGAAGGACGCCGCCGTCGTGCTGGGCACAGCCCTCACCCTGCGCGTGACCGCCTTCGTGCTGTTCTCCCCGCTCGCCGGGGTGCTCGCCGACCGCCTGGAACGCCGGACCATCCTGGTGGGCTGCCACTTCGCCCGCGCGGTCGTGATCGGCCTGATGCCCTTCGTGGGGGAAGTGTGGCAGGTCTACGTCCTGATGTTCCTGCTCAACAGCCTGACGGCCTTCTTCACCCCCACCAACCAGGCCACCGTGCCGCTGGTGGTTGGGCGCGAGGACGCGGGCCCCGCCTTCGCGCTCTCCAGCGCGACGACCGAGTTGCTGGGCATCGTCGGCCCCGGGCTGGCCGGGGTCCTGGCCGCCTTCGTGGGGGGGCGCAGTCTGTTCTTCTTCGACGCGGCGTCCTTTGTGCTGGCGGGCCTGCTGGTGCTCACCCTGCCCAGCCTGCGGGCGGGGCGGGGGAGGTGGAGCGCAGCACCCTCGCGGACGTGCGGGACGGCACGGCCCGGCTGTGGCGGGACGCGCCGGTCCGCTTCGCGCTCCTGA
- a CDS encoding ArsR/SmtB family transcription factor: protein MHRHAIPSPAHPEDLSRVTAVFKALSEPLRVQLLLLLRDGERNVGQLVEALGVPQSTVSRHLALLRSAELVRTRRETTSVYYHLADGHVARLLQEAFSHAQHERLGLPDHPGTETVMGSVQ, encoded by the coding sequence ATGCACCGCCACGCCATTCCCAGCCCGGCCCACCCGGAGGACCTGAGCCGGGTCACCGCAGTGTTCAAGGCCCTGTCCGAACCCCTGCGGGTCCAACTGCTGCTGCTGCTCAGGGACGGCGAGCGCAATGTCGGCCAGCTCGTCGAGGCCCTGGGCGTCCCCCAAAGCACCGTCAGCCGCCACCTCGCCCTCTTGCGGAGCGCCGAGCTGGTCAGGACCCGCCGCGAGACGACCAGCGTGTACTACCACCTCGCCGACGGGCACGTCGCCCGCCTCCTGCAGGAGGCCTTCTCCCACGCCCAGCACGAACGCCTCGGCCTCCCCGACCACCCCGGCACCGAGACGGTGATGGGAAGCGTCCAGTGA
- a CDS encoding DUF4396 domain-containing protein gives MTPAATGWATIDVILAVWFGLTALSAAYVAWDAFTRNPEMRVMKWGWLLVTLYTGPVGAALYILSCQEPAPGTHETFVQPLWKQSVGSSIHCLAGDATGIILAAAITTTLGLPMWLDVISEYVFGFLFGLLIFQALFMRDMLGGSYLRAVRRSFLPEWVSMNAVMAGMVPVMVILMSRDMTAMEPTSLRFWGVMSLATLVGFAVAYPVNVWLVASGLKHGMGTVRALGRGGHDLAAEERLIERTTGEVPAPGASTAHHSMKGM, from the coding sequence ATGACTCCCGCCGCGACCGGTTGGGCGACCATCGACGTCATCCTCGCGGTGTGGTTCGGGCTGACCGCGCTGTCGGCGGCCTACGTCGCCTGGGACGCCTTCACCCGCAACCCGGAGATGAGGGTCATGAAGTGGGGCTGGTTGCTCGTCACCCTCTACACCGGCCCGGTGGGCGCGGCGCTCTACATCCTGTCCTGCCAGGAACCGGCTCCTGGCACCCACGAGACCTTCGTCCAGCCCCTGTGGAAGCAGAGTGTGGGCTCGAGCATCCACTGCCTGGCGGGGGACGCGACCGGCATCATCCTGGCCGCCGCGATCACGACGACCCTGGGCTTGCCGATGTGGCTGGACGTGATCAGCGAGTACGTGTTCGGCTTCCTGTTCGGGCTGCTGATCTTCCAGGCGCTCTTTATGCGGGACATGCTGGGCGGCTCGTACCTGCGGGCGGTGCGGCGCTCGTTCCTGCCGGAGTGGGTCTCGATGAACGCGGTGATGGCGGGCATGGTGCCGGTGATGGTGATCCTGATGAGCCGCGACATGACGGCGATGGAACCCACCTCGCTGCGCTTCTGGGGGGTGATGTCCCTGGCGACCCTGGTGGGCTTCGCCGTGGCCTACCCGGTCAACGTCTGGCTGGTGGCGAGCGGTCTCAAGCACGGCATGGGCACGGTGCGGGCCCTGGGTCGGGGCGGACACGACCTCGCCGCCGAGGAGCGCCTGATCGAGCGCACCACCGGTGAGGTGCCCGCGCCAGGCGCCTCCACCGCCCACCATTCCATGAAAGGCATGTGA
- a CDS encoding MFS transporter has translation MPESTRSQRSLVWTLAVLTTVSYGALYYAQPLLAVAAEHERGWSRTQTGLAFTLALLVTALVAPRVGRALDARGGRVLVGGGAALGGVAFMLLACTSSYPAFVLGWLLAGVAMALTFYEAAFTVLGQQVSGAARTRATLTITLVAGLASTIFVPLTAALLSVGALRAALLALAVLLVALGLLAWRVLPSVGGARPGTPRPAFAPDPAFARLTLAFTLARIVTVGVGLQLAPLLLAAGYAPGLAAALTGLLGLAALPGRVLFVPLLSRLGALPLTLVLFVGLAIGALLLHFLASLTLMVVGIVVFGLTSGALTFGAANGQMARSVNLAQAFTPLGVGVLFTWTGSAHVSLLLLAGSALAAAGVLLTARRLTAGGGWTQA, from the coding sequence ATGCCCGAGTCCACTCGCAGCCAGCGTTCCCTGGTGTGGACGCTGGCCGTCCTCACGACCGTGAGCTACGGCGCCCTGTACTACGCCCAGCCCCTCCTTGCGGTCGCCGCCGAACACGAACGCGGGTGGTCCCGCACTCAGACCGGCCTCGCCTTCACCCTCGCCCTGCTGGTCACGGCGCTCGTCGCCCCAAGGGTCGGTCGCGCCCTCGACGCTCGCGGGGGCCGGGTGCTGGTGGGGGGCGGGGCGGCGCTGGGCGGAGTGGCGTTCATGCTGCTGGCCTGCACCTCCAGCTACCCGGCCTTTGTGCTGGGCTGGCTGCTCGCGGGCGTGGCGATGGCCCTGACGTTCTACGAGGCCGCCTTCACCGTCCTGGGGCAACAGGTGAGTGGCGCTGCCCGGACCCGGGCCACCCTGACGATTACGCTCGTCGCGGGGCTGGCGAGCACGATCTTCGTGCCGCTCACCGCCGCCCTGCTGTCGGTGGGGGCACTACGTGCGGCGCTGCTCGCCCTCGCGGTGCTGCTGGTCGCCTTGGGCCTGCTGGCCTGGCGGGTCCTTCCCTCAGTGGGAGGGGCCAGACCGGGTACACCTCGTCCGGCCTTTGCCCCGGACCCCGCCTTCGCACGGCTGACGTTGGCCTTCACGCTCGCGCGCATCGTCACCGTCGGGGTGGGTTTGCAGCTCGCGCCGCTCCTGCTCGCTGCCGGATACGCTCCCGGGCTCGCGGCGGCCCTCACCGGCCTGCTGGGCCTGGCCGCCCTGCCGGGCCGGGTGCTGTTCGTCCCGCTGCTCTCGCGGCTGGGCGCCCTGCCTCTGACCCTGGTGCTCTTCGTCGGCCTGGCGATTGGGGCGCTGCTGCTGCATTTCCTGGCGTCTCTGACGCTCATGGTCGTGGGCATCGTGGTGTTCGGGCTGACGAGTGGGGCCCTGACCTTTGGGGCGGCGAACGGGCAGATGGCGCGGTCGGTGAACCTGGCGCAGGCGTTCACGCCGCTGGGGGTAGGGGTGCTGTTCACCTGGACAGGCAGCGCCCACGTCTCCCTGCTGCTGCTGGCAGGGTCTGCCCTGGCCGCTGCCGGAGTCCTGCTCACCGCCCGTCGCCTGACCGCAGGCGGAGGCTGGACCCAGGCTTAG
- the arsN2 gene encoding arsenic resistance N-acetyltransferase ArsN2, whose protein sequence is MLTRGARPADLPAAGALLAALNLPTAGVGEHLGGYLLAEDGDGHVLGLAGLETHDRVGLLRSVAVTPSARGQGVAARLIGEVLDQARARGLQHLYLLTTTAEGYFPRFFPRFGFVRVPRSVAPAPLLASREFQDACPGSATLMHLALHAASQEEPMTQTIPGLTDQTSTSALLDALRAGPPLPLEFWLHSERLVGPGYHVTEVKAVTIEAMDCGGRASSWRETVIQLKDGNAREAGEGFMTTRKFLSIYDRVAKSVPVRGEAEVRFEYGNSVTPAMQYHVTHVEPQGERVIVHLRTPGVQCKASDACGQPVAAAEPVEAAACCAPTSGSGCCGPATTDLISLG, encoded by the coding sequence ATGCTGACCCGAGGCGCACGTCCCGCCGATCTTCCTGCCGCCGGGGCGTTGCTCGCCGCTCTCAACCTGCCCACGGCGGGCGTCGGCGAGCACCTGGGCGGCTACCTCCTCGCCGAGGACGGGGACGGGCACGTGCTGGGCCTCGCCGGGTTGGAGACGCACGACAGAGTGGGCCTGCTGCGCTCGGTGGCCGTCACGCCGTCGGCACGGGGGCAGGGCGTGGCCGCCCGGCTGATCGGTGAAGTGCTCGACCAGGCCCGCGCCCGGGGCCTCCAGCATCTCTACCTGCTCACCACCACCGCCGAGGGCTACTTCCCGCGCTTCTTCCCGCGCTTCGGCTTCGTCCGGGTGCCACGTTCGGTCGCTCCCGCCCCCCTGCTCGCCTCGCGCGAGTTTCAGGACGCCTGCCCAGGGTCCGCCACCCTGATGCACCTCGCCCTGCACGCCGCTTCCCAGGAGGAACCCATGACGCAGACCATCCCCGGCCTCACGGACCAGACCTCCACCTCCGCGCTGCTCGACGCGCTGCGTGCAGGGCCTCCACTCCCCCTGGAGTTCTGGCTCCACAGCGAGCGGCTGGTCGGCCCCGGCTACCACGTCACGGAAGTGAAGGCCGTCACGATTGAAGCGATGGACTGCGGCGGGAGGGCTTCCTCCTGGCGCGAGACGGTGATCCAGCTCAAGGACGGCAACGCGCGGGAGGCGGGAGAGGGGTTCATGACCACCCGTAAGTTCCTGAGCATCTACGACCGGGTGGCAAAGAGCGTCCCGGTGCGCGGGGAGGCGGAGGTGCGGTTTGAGTACGGCAACAGCGTCACGCCCGCCATGCAGTACCACGTCACGCACGTCGAACCCCAGGGGGAGCGCGTGATCGTTCACCTGCGGACGCCAGGTGTGCAGTGCAAGGCTTCTGACGCCTGCGGGCAGCCCGTCGCTGCGGCGGAGCCGGTGGAGGCCGCGGCGTGCTGTGCCCCTACAAGTGGGAGTGGCTGCTGTGGCCCGGCCACGACCGACCTGATCTCCCTGGGCTGA
- a CDS encoding MarR family winged helix-turn-helix transcriptional regulator, with product MTVANDNRLEEATQTGALLRTVTRQFTELQQRNFACCDVQSATQCAILTTLEREGDQTLRALTGTLNLDKAWLSRSTDDLVEQGLLVKTPHPGDRRALLLRLTGAGHQAAQDLDAQLNDQSARVLARLPQEDRAATLRLLRGLSAALGAELDGEGGCGC from the coding sequence ATGACCGTTGCCAATGACAACAGATTGGAGGAGGCGACCCAGACGGGAGCACTCCTTCGGACGGTGACGCGGCAGTTCACCGAGTTGCAGCAACGGAACTTCGCCTGCTGCGACGTGCAATCCGCGACCCAGTGCGCGATTCTCACCACCTTGGAACGCGAGGGCGATCAGACGCTGCGGGCCTTGACCGGCACTTTGAACCTGGACAAGGCGTGGCTCAGCCGCAGCACCGACGATCTGGTGGAACAGGGGCTCCTCGTGAAGACGCCGCACCCGGGCGACCGCCGCGCCCTGCTGCTGCGCCTCACGGGCGCGGGACACCAGGCCGCGCAGGACCTCGACGCCCAGCTCAACGACCAATCCGCCCGGGTGCTGGCCCGCCTGCCCCAAGAGGACCGGGCGGCGACGTTGCGGCTCCTCAGGGGCCTGAGCGCCGCGCTTGGGGCCGAACTCGACGGGGAGGGGGGCTGCGGATGCTGA
- a CDS encoding arsenate reductase ArsC: MTQGESNTFTPTDTRPPSVLFICTGNTARSQMAQVLLEHHAGDRFSVQSAGLEPGEINPLTLKVLEERGLSTGHLQAKGVKPLLGEHFTYVVTVCDRAEANCPIFPHASYRLSWAFDDPAAAQGNEEERLAVFRRVRDEIDDRIQSWLRSQA, from the coding sequence ATGACCCAGGGAGAGAGCAACACGTTCACGCCAACCGACACCCGGCCGCCCAGCGTGCTGTTCATCTGCACCGGCAACACCGCCCGCTCGCAGATGGCTCAGGTGCTGCTGGAGCACCACGCCGGGGACCGTTTCAGCGTCCAATCGGCTGGGCTGGAACCGGGTGAAATCAACCCACTGACCCTGAAGGTGCTCGAAGAACGGGGCCTTTCCACCGGCCACCTTCAGGCCAAGGGCGTCAAGCCGCTCCTCGGGGAGCACTTCACCTACGTGGTGACGGTGTGTGACCGGGCGGAAGCCAACTGCCCGATCTTCCCGCACGCCTCCTACCGCCTGTCCTGGGCCTTCGACGACCCCGCTGCCGCTCAGGGCAATGAGGAGGAGCGCCTGGCCGTCTTCCGCCGGGTGCGTGATGAAATTGACGACCGGATTCAAAGCTGGTTGCGGAGCCAGGCATGA
- a CDS encoding MIP/aquaporin family protein gives MAVPLSRALVAEGLGTFALVFFGPGAAVVQAQTGALGHLGVAAVFGLTVTAVIAALAPISGAHINPAATFALTLAGKFPRARVLPYVAAQLLGAVLAAFVLLALFGLKGGLGVTVPAGSVAQAFVLELVLTFFLLLVALRSGLPWVVGGVVALGAAMGGPITGASMNPARSFGPALASGLWTAHWLYWAAPLLGAVLAVAANHVLSPTEPVEPRPHLAQEFQPEGEPT, from the coding sequence GTGGCCGTTCCCCTGTCCCGCGCGCTGGTGGCCGAGGGGCTGGGCACCTTTGCCCTGGTGTTCTTCGGCCCCGGTGCGGCGGTGGTCCAGGCGCAGACGGGCGCCCTCGGCCACCTCGGCGTGGCCGCCGTATTCGGCCTCACCGTCACCGCCGTCATCGCGGCCCTGGCGCCCATCAGCGGGGCCCACATCAATCCGGCGGCCACGTTCGCCCTGACCCTGGCCGGGAAGTTCCCGCGTGCTCGGGTCCTGCCCTACGTCGCGGCGCAGCTCCTGGGCGCGGTCCTGGCCGCCTTCGTGCTGCTGGCGCTCTTCGGCCTGAAGGGCGGTCTGGGCGTCACGGTTCCTGCGGGGAGCGTGGCCCAAGCGTTCGTCCTCGAACTGGTGCTGACCTTCTTCCTGCTGCTCGTCGCGCTCAGAAGCGGTCTGCCGTGGGTGGTGGGAGGCGTCGTTGCCCTGGGAGCCGCGATGGGCGGCCCCATCACCGGGGCGAGCATGAACCCGGCCCGCTCCTTTGGCCCGGCGCTGGCGAGCGGCCTCTGGACCGCCCACTGGTTGTACTGGGCCGCCCCCCTGCTCGGCGCCGTCCTGGCGGTGGCCGCCAACCACGTCCTGAGTCCCACAGAACCCGTCGAACCCCGTCCTCACCTTGCCCAGGAGTTCCAGCCCGAAGGAGAGCCGACATGA
- a CDS encoding arsenate reductase ArsC — MTRVLILCTHNSARSQMAEALTRAAAERVGLGLDVHSAGTEATRVKDDAKTVMGEIGLSLDGHTSKTLWDVPDWQNFDYVITVCDSAAEACPAYPGRTHRLHYPFTDPSGGSLDRWREVRDQLQKQFDGFVQALRDGRPVPESYEDSPPVSAA, encoded by the coding sequence GTGACCCGCGTTCTGATCCTGTGCACCCACAATTCCGCCCGCTCGCAGATGGCCGAGGCCCTGACTCGGGCGGCGGCAGAGCGTGTGGGATTGGGCCTCGACGTGCATTCCGCTGGGACGGAAGCCACCCGGGTCAAGGACGACGCGAAGACCGTCATGGGGGAGATCGGCCTGAGCCTCGACGGCCACACCAGCAAGACGCTCTGGGACGTGCCGGACTGGCAGAACTTCGACTATGTGATCACCGTCTGCGACTCGGCCGCTGAAGCCTGCCCCGCGTACCCAGGCCGGACCCACCGCCTGCACTACCCCTTCACCGACCCGAGCGGCGGCAGCCTCGACCGCTGGCGGGAAGTGCGGGACCAACTCCAGAAGCAATTCGATGGGTTCGTGCAGGCGCTCCGGGACGGGCGGCCCGTCCCCGAGAGTTACGAGGACAGCCCGCCCGTCTCGGCGGCCTGA
- a CDS encoding ArsR/SmtB family transcription factor, with the protein MTTVAVPGVLDQLKALSHEIRFELVRHLAGGERCVCDLEALLGLPQSKVSYHLGILREAELVSSEQRGKNTYYTLRQDQFFQLGGNLLGEIFTGPLALTHQTKSIC; encoded by the coding sequence ATGACGACGGTGGCCGTGCCCGGCGTGCTCGACCAGCTCAAGGCCCTCTCCCACGAGATCCGCTTTGAGTTGGTCCGGCACCTGGCAGGCGGCGAACGCTGCGTGTGCGACCTGGAAGCCTTGCTGGGGCTTCCCCAGTCCAAGGTCTCCTACCACCTCGGCATCCTCCGCGAAGCCGAACTGGTTTCTTCCGAGCAGCGCGGCAAGAACACCTATTACACCCTGCGCCAGGATCAATTTTTTCAGTTGGGTGGGAACCTGCTGGGCGAGATATTCACGGGTCCACTCGCCTTGACGCATCAAACGAAATCGATATGCTGA
- a CDS encoding imelysin family protein produces the protein MRTAPILLTLLLAPPALAADLSGTKTYLLGRLDALNTSTARLVQASDAYYQLAKGANFDYARLWKTNPGGVKAAVEQTRAAWRDASPRYEQIEGFFAGQDPFDRLDLIIDAANPGTEGGVDHDVKLPNGTVLKRPGALFNLTESALWGLNPRYTALKVKLSARDGLGNALPDANVLKGGVDALHAVVGQLRQTARTWQPSTAYVFSTLTANVPTTQDFLEAWRGSRFVTGGASQTQEFAAISRLNDLRDNIGSWQVIYAGVSPQVRGRNATLDAQVRSGLKDLRTYVERLIAREQRRRFTPEQALMLQQEAQDRATAIAGPLTQAATLLGVKVSGQ, from the coding sequence GTGCGAACCGCCCCGATCCTGCTGACCCTGCTGCTCGCTCCGCCCGCCCTGGCGGCCGACCTGAGCGGCACCAAGACCTACCTGCTGGGTCGCCTGGACGCCCTGAACACCTCCACCGCCCGACTCGTGCAGGCCAGTGACGCCTACTACCAACTCGCCAAGGGGGCGAACTTCGACTACGCCCGGCTCTGGAAGACCAATCCTGGTGGAGTGAAAGCCGCCGTCGAGCAGACCCGGGCCGCTTGGCGCGACGCCAGCCCCCGCTACGAGCAGATCGAGGGCTTCTTCGCCGGGCAGGACCCCTTCGACCGCCTCGACCTGATCATCGACGCCGCCAACCCCGGCACCGAGGGCGGCGTGGACCACGACGTGAAGCTCCCCAACGGCACGGTTCTGAAACGGCCGGGCGCACTGTTCAACCTCACCGAGTCCGCGCTGTGGGGCCTGAATCCCCGGTACACGGCCCTGAAGGTGAAGCTCAGCGCCAGGGACGGGCTGGGCAACGCCCTGCCGGACGCGAACGTGCTCAAGGGCGGCGTGGACGCCCTGCACGCGGTGGTCGGGCAACTGCGGCAGACGGCGCGGACCTGGCAGCCCAGCACGGCGTACGTCTTCAGCACCCTCACGGCCAACGTGCCCACCACCCAGGACTTTCTGGAGGCCTGGCGCGGCTCGCGTTTCGTGACGGGCGGCGCCAGCCAGACCCAGGAGTTCGCGGCCATCTCCCGCCTGAACGACCTGCGGGACAACATCGGGTCCTGGCAGGTGATCTACGCCGGGGTGAGTCCCCAGGTGCGGGGCAGGAACGCCACGCTCGACGCCCAGGTGCGGAGCGGCCTGAAGGACCTGCGGACCTACGTTGAACGCCTGATTGCCCGAGAGCAGCGGCGGCGCTTCACGCCCGAGCAGGCCCTGATGCTGCAACAGGAGGCGCAGGACCGCGCGACCGCCATTGCCGGTCCCCTCACGCAGGCCGCCACCCTCCTGGGGGTCAAGGTGTCGGGGCAATGA